A stretch of the Pseudalkalibacillus hwajinpoensis genome encodes the following:
- a CDS encoding IucA/IucC family protein, with protein MISAKKVAEQATMQSFLNCYLRETGNYSEIQKPEDLSTTLSQKFISCLLINQGIEMIIPVSYWSLTERHIYQFPLYYRSLNGTFHTLDYVTLTTLIVKELLIDQNRKYAEDELVLRVMLSCQSMTTYIGKRFEDRGKLTDEDFDYIEAEQSLLFGHLMHPTPKSKQGLTQEEDELFSPELKGEFQLHYFSVHPSIINEDSSLHLQASELIKEELIDGAVDQEWIHQFKERVLIPVHPLQVNSLLKKAEVLKHIQKGTLDYLGPVGRMYTATSSFRTVYSSLTRFMFKFSVPVKITNSLRLNQQKELDRGVEVSRLLQTQLGEKLANNYPDFKIIQDPAYLNINIPNLESEFAVMIRENPFYEKSENTSLVAALCQDHAYGGRSRIYSIITAIARREGRAIEEVSVEWFDRYLDISLDPMLWLHQHYGIALEAHQQNAVVKLKEGYPSTFYYRDNQGYYFSESKSEELAMLLPNLNEKSDTICSDDVANERFRYYFFFNNLFGLINAFGVNGLIEEKHLVTILRERLSHYLARQSSPLIKSLLEEPVLPCKANLLTRFYDMDELIGSMATQSVYTMVRNPIAQEVTVRHGNGF; from the coding sequence GTGATCAGTGCTAAAAAAGTCGCAGAACAGGCGACTATGCAAAGCTTTCTGAATTGTTATTTACGTGAAACAGGAAACTACTCAGAAATACAAAAACCTGAAGATTTATCTACAACCTTATCTCAGAAATTCATTTCCTGCCTACTAATAAATCAGGGAATAGAGATGATCATCCCCGTTTCTTATTGGTCCTTAACAGAGAGGCATATTTATCAGTTCCCATTATATTACCGGTCATTAAATGGTACTTTTCATACTCTTGACTATGTGACATTAACAACACTGATTGTAAAGGAACTACTAATTGACCAAAACCGAAAGTATGCAGAAGATGAATTGGTTCTGCGAGTAATGTTGAGTTGTCAAAGCATGACAACTTACATTGGAAAGCGATTCGAAGACAGAGGAAAATTAACGGATGAAGATTTTGATTACATTGAAGCAGAACAGTCTTTACTTTTTGGTCACTTAATGCATCCGACGCCGAAAAGCAAACAAGGGTTAACACAAGAGGAAGATGAATTGTTTTCTCCAGAACTAAAAGGTGAATTTCAGCTTCACTATTTTAGTGTTCACCCTTCGATTATCAATGAAGATTCCAGTTTGCATCTACAAGCAAGCGAGCTTATTAAAGAAGAGTTAATAGACGGTGCAGTAGATCAAGAATGGATTCATCAATTTAAAGAGCGTGTTCTAATACCAGTGCACCCTCTTCAAGTAAACTCTCTTCTAAAAAAAGCAGAAGTGCTTAAACACATTCAAAAAGGAACGCTTGATTATCTAGGACCAGTTGGGCGCATGTATACAGCTACATCTTCTTTTAGAACTGTGTACAGCTCTTTAACTAGATTCATGTTTAAGTTTTCAGTTCCGGTAAAAATCACAAATTCACTACGACTAAATCAACAGAAAGAGCTAGATCGTGGCGTAGAGGTTTCTAGACTCTTACAAACACAATTAGGTGAAAAATTAGCAAATAATTATCCTGACTTTAAAATTATCCAGGATCCAGCTTATCTCAATATCAACATTCCTAATCTTGAATCTGAATTCGCCGTGATGATTAGAGAGAATCCTTTCTACGAAAAGAGCGAAAATACAAGCCTCGTAGCAGCACTATGTCAGGATCATGCATACGGTGGCAGGTCACGAATTTATTCCATCATTACTGCTATTGCTAGAAGAGAGGGACGTGCGATAGAAGAAGTGAGTGTCGAGTGGTTCGATCGTTATCTCGACATATCACTTGATCCGATGCTTTGGCTTCATCAACATTATGGCATTGCACTAGAAGCACACCAGCAGAATGCTGTTGTTAAGCTTAAGGAAGGGTATCCATCTACATTCTATTATCGAGACAATCAAGGATATTATTTCAGTGAGTCCAAGTCTGAAGAACTAGCGATGCTCCTGCCTAATTTGAATGAGAAGAGCGATACAATTTGTTCCGATGACGTAGCAAATGAACGCTTTCGCTATTATTTCTTTTTTAACAACTTATTCGGATTAATCAACGCATTTGGTGTAAACGGATTAATTGAAGAAAAACACCTTGTGACCATACTGAGAGAACGACTCTCTCATTATTTAGCTAGACAGTCATCACCTCTCATTAAAAGTTTACTTGAGGAGCCTGTTCTTCCTTGTAAAGCGAATCTCTTAACACGTTTCTATGATATGGATGAGCTTATTGGATCAATGGCTACACAATCAGTGTATACGATGGTCCGAAATCCGATCGCTCAGGAGGTTACAGTTAGACATGGCAATGGATTTTGA
- a CDS encoding GNAT family N-acetyltransferase: protein MAMDFDVFDQKLQKTISFAKVSFKRDVEMIHSWMNEEHVHPFWQLNIPINSFRNHLQKALKDTHQTLYLGFINEVPMSYWEAYWVKEDIIEGSYENKPYDQGIHLLIGHTDYLGLGYSLHLLRAMVSMQLKEKRTERIVAEPDIRNKKMIHIFEKCGFTPQKPIDLPDKTGLLMICERKQFERKWGNA from the coding sequence ATGGCAATGGATTTTGATGTATTCGATCAAAAACTACAAAAAACGATCTCTTTTGCTAAAGTGAGCTTCAAACGCGATGTCGAGATGATTCACTCTTGGATGAACGAAGAGCATGTGCATCCATTCTGGCAATTAAATATACCGATTAACTCATTTCGAAATCATTTACAAAAGGCACTAAAAGATACACACCAGACGCTTTATCTAGGTTTTATCAATGAGGTGCCAATGAGCTACTGGGAAGCTTATTGGGTAAAGGAAGATATCATTGAAGGATCTTATGAGAACAAGCCATATGACCAAGGCATCCATCTCTTGATCGGTCATACAGACTATTTAGGACTAGGATATTCCCTTCACCTTCTACGTGCAATGGTTTCTATGCAATTGAAAGAGAAGCGGACAGAGAGAATCGTAGCAGAACCAGATATACGTAATAAAAAAATGATTCATATATTTGAGAAGTGTGGATTCACTCCACAAAAACCAATTGATCTACCGGATAAAACAGGCTTATTAATGATTTGTGAGCGGAAGCAGTTTGAAAGGAAGTGGGGAAATGCCTGA
- a CDS encoding lysine N(6)-hydroxylase/L-ornithine N(5)-oxygenase family protein, which yields MPEYVYDAIGIGIGPFNLGLAALTDEMDDLDILLFDRKKEFDWHPGMLIVGTTLQVPFFADLVSMADVKNKYSFLNYLQVHGRMYHFYFLEKFHIPRKEYNHYCKWVSHQLNSCRFGYEVTEVSSYEASEGEFIYAVHVQNVNTLETSTFLARHLVMGIGSVPAVPEHFKPALGETVFHSSEFMEKKPTALQGKSISVIGSGQSAAEIFLDLAKEQEHYDYHLSWYTRSNGFFPMEYSKLGLEYFSPDYTEFFYDLPQEKKDKVIEKQDLLYKGISAETISEIYDVLYEQSIGNQRSPLHLQAMSEVNQLEMKGEVCLGKGRHTITNEPFDFESEFIVLGTGYKQTVPTFLPESFLLRDENGRPTITKDYRLMTKDSNQNNIFIQNGELHTHGVGAPDLGLGAHRNAVIINQISNREEYPVQSHNVFQSFGIAKQPALTTN from the coding sequence ATGCCTGAATACGTCTACGATGCAATTGGTATCGGTATTGGACCATTTAATTTAGGTCTAGCTGCTTTAACAGATGAAATGGACGATTTGGATATTCTTCTATTTGACCGTAAAAAAGAATTTGATTGGCATCCAGGTATGCTCATCGTAGGAACCACATTGCAAGTGCCATTTTTCGCGGATCTTGTAAGCATGGCTGACGTTAAAAACAAATATAGTTTTCTTAACTACCTGCAGGTTCATGGTCGTATGTATCACTTTTATTTTTTAGAAAAGTTTCATATTCCGAGAAAGGAATACAATCACTACTGTAAATGGGTGAGTCATCAACTAAATTCATGCCGATTTGGATATGAAGTCACTGAAGTTTCATCTTATGAAGCATCCGAGGGAGAATTCATTTATGCTGTTCACGTCCAGAATGTGAACACTCTAGAAACCTCCACGTTCTTGGCCAGGCATCTGGTCATGGGAATAGGCTCAGTACCTGCAGTACCAGAACATTTTAAACCTGCGCTTGGAGAGACCGTTTTTCATTCATCAGAATTCATGGAGAAGAAACCAACGGCTTTACAAGGAAAATCCATTTCAGTTATTGGATCAGGCCAAAGTGCAGCTGAGATTTTTTTAGATCTAGCAAAAGAACAGGAGCATTATGACTACCATCTTAGCTGGTACACAAGATCAAACGGTTTTTTCCCAATGGAGTACTCCAAACTAGGACTTGAATATTTTTCACCAGATTACACCGAATTCTTTTACGATCTTCCGCAAGAAAAAAAAGACAAAGTGATTGAAAAACAAGACTTACTTTACAAAGGGATTAGTGCAGAAACGATTTCAGAAATCTATGACGTATTATATGAACAATCTATTGGGAATCAACGCTCCCCCTTACACTTACAGGCTATGAGTGAGGTAAATCAACTAGAGATGAAAGGGGAGGTTTGTTTAGGCAAGGGACGCCACACGATTACAAACGAACCATTTGATTTCGAATCTGAATTCATTGTGCTTGGTACTGGATATAAACAGACCGTTCCAACTTTCTTACCCGAATCTTTTTTACTTAGGGACGAGAATGGCCGCCCGACGATTACGAAAGATTACCGCTTAATGACGAAAGATTCCAATCAGAACAATATATTCATTCAAAACGGAGAGCTACACACTCACGGAGTTGGTGCGCCCGACCTTGGTCTCGGAGCACACCGAAATGCTGTCATCATCAATCAAATCTCCAATAGAGAAGAATACCCCGTGCAGTCACATAACGTTTTTCAATCTTTTGGAATCGCCAAACAACCTGCTCTTACAACAAACTAG
- a CDS encoding IucA/IucC family protein, giving the protein MYSQNELDTVLTKQNWTLVNTKLLAKMISEFMYEDMISPQLVQEKDSYTIYDLRVSDKKSYTFHAIARQFDSYDVDWKSIRILENGNEVEGSAVGFLLDIKPLIGMSSETTAHLIKEISQTLIADVHLLNKRVSSDKLITEDYANLEGYMTGHPWITYNKGRIGFGYDDYLAYAPEHQNEVTLSWIGVSRQISSFQSIEELTFEKLVNYELNEQDRSKFQNILEEKTDDPSQYFMMPVHEWQWKNVLIQNFTEEIANQTIIPLGQSSDRYLPQQSIRTFVNKSNPNKHHVKLPMSILNTLVYRGLPAERTLIAPKITEFIKGIYEKDSFLKDECRVILPGEIASINVNHSYYNQLENAPYQYKEMLGVIFRESIYTYLEEGEQAITLAALLYEDHNGKPYIKSLIEKSGMSTEEWMTQFFDVTMKPLLHYLYQYGTVFSPHGQNTILVLKDSKPSRLAIKDFVDDVNISDQPFEELNYLTDELKDVLRSEPPEGLTQFIFTGLFICHLRYLSNILANGELMEEQNFWEKLAESILSYQARFPHLEERYKLFDFFKPTFTKLCLNRNRMVDEGYSVGEDRPHASEFGKVRNALSHYKKITK; this is encoded by the coding sequence ATGTATTCTCAAAACGAACTAGATACTGTTCTTACTAAACAAAACTGGACACTTGTTAATACAAAACTCTTAGCAAAAATGATTTCAGAATTTATGTACGAAGATATGATCTCACCTCAACTCGTTCAAGAGAAAGATAGCTATACCATCTATGATCTTCGAGTTTCAGACAAGAAATCATACACATTCCATGCGATTGCCCGCCAATTTGATAGCTATGATGTTGACTGGAAATCGATTCGCATTCTAGAAAATGGGAATGAGGTAGAAGGGAGTGCCGTTGGCTTCCTCCTTGATATCAAACCCTTAATAGGCATGTCATCGGAAACAACAGCGCATTTAATAAAGGAAATTAGTCAAACTCTCATTGCAGATGTACATCTGTTAAATAAGCGAGTTTCATCAGACAAATTGATTACTGAAGACTACGCTAATCTTGAAGGCTACATGACTGGACATCCATGGATCACGTATAATAAAGGAAGAATTGGGTTCGGGTATGATGATTATTTAGCATATGCTCCTGAACACCAAAACGAAGTAACACTTTCCTGGATTGGCGTTAGTCGACAAATTAGCTCTTTTCAATCTATTGAGGAACTTACCTTCGAAAAACTAGTAAACTATGAATTAAATGAACAGGATCGTTCTAAATTCCAGAATATATTAGAAGAAAAGACTGATGATCCTAGTCAATACTTCATGATGCCTGTCCATGAGTGGCAGTGGAAAAACGTTTTGATTCAGAATTTTACAGAGGAGATTGCTAATCAAACGATCATACCACTTGGTCAATCCAGTGATCGCTATCTCCCTCAACAATCCATTCGGACGTTTGTTAACAAATCCAATCCAAACAAGCATCATGTTAAATTACCGATGAGCATACTAAATACACTTGTATATAGAGGATTACCAGCAGAACGTACTCTTATTGCCCCGAAAATCACTGAATTCATTAAAGGCATCTATGAAAAAGACTCCTTTTTAAAAGATGAATGTAGAGTGATTTTACCAGGTGAAATTGCGAGTATTAATGTGAACCATTCCTATTATAATCAATTGGAGAATGCCCCATATCAATACAAAGAAATGCTTGGCGTAATTTTTAGAGAAAGTATCTATACTTATCTCGAGGAAGGTGAACAGGCGATTACTTTAGCAGCACTTCTATACGAAGACCATAATGGGAAGCCCTATATAAAAAGCTTGATTGAGAAATCTGGAATGTCTACAGAAGAATGGATGACGCAATTTTTTGATGTCACTATGAAGCCATTGCTTCATTATTTGTACCAATATGGAACAGTCTTTTCTCCTCACGGCCAAAACACTATTCTCGTTCTAAAAGATTCCAAACCATCACGCCTTGCAATTAAAGATTTCGTAGATGATGTCAATATTAGTGATCAACCATTCGAGGAACTTAATTATCTTACAGATGAGTTAAAAGATGTGCTCCGGAGTGAACCACCTGAGGGACTGACCCAATTTATATTTACAGGCTTATTCATCTGTCACCTCCGTTATTTATCGAACATTTTAGCAAACGGTGAATTAATGGAAGAACAGAATTTCTGGGAGAAACTAGCGGAATCAATTCTATCGTATCAAGCAAGGTTCCCACATCTAGAAGAGCGTTATAAGCTATTTGATTTCTTCAAACCTACATTCACTAAGCTTTGCCTTAATCGAAATCGCATGGTAGATGAGGGCTATTCAGTAGGAGAAGATCGACCTCATGCATCTGAATTTGGGAAAGTTAGAAATGCACTAAGTCACTATAAAAAAATCACAAAATAA
- a CDS encoding aldo/keto reductase, giving the protein MKYRQLGQTDLQVSEVSFGTWAIGGAWGKTNDKEALNSLQYAIRAGVNFFDTADVYGDGHSEELLAKATKGMEDKIHIATKFCRAGDIYDSANYSEETVRAYCEASLRRLERDQIDLFQIHCPPMEILKDGQVFEVLDKLKDEGKIRYYGVSVETVEEGLLCLKYPGVSTLQVIFNIFRQKPLEQLFPKAYEQGVGILTRVPLASGLLTGKFKKNASFEDDDHRNFNRNGEAFNVGETFAGLEFEKGVELSDEISWIARDRESMTTAALKWILEHKEVSCVIPGFKNIQQVEQNLKATEVPNFSREEMEKLASFYQQEVHEMIRGAY; this is encoded by the coding sequence ATGAAATATCGACAGTTAGGTCAAACAGACTTGCAAGTAAGTGAAGTTAGCTTTGGAACGTGGGCAATAGGTGGAGCATGGGGGAAAACGAATGACAAAGAAGCTCTCAATTCTCTTCAATATGCTATACGTGCTGGCGTGAATTTCTTTGATACAGCGGATGTATATGGAGACGGACATAGTGAAGAACTTCTTGCTAAAGCAACTAAAGGAATGGAAGATAAAATTCACATCGCAACGAAATTTTGTCGTGCAGGAGACATTTATGATTCTGCCAACTATTCAGAAGAAACTGTTCGTGCTTATTGTGAAGCAAGCTTAAGGCGCTTAGAACGAGATCAAATTGATCTTTTTCAAATTCATTGTCCACCAATGGAGATCCTTAAGGATGGTCAGGTATTTGAAGTATTGGACAAACTGAAAGATGAAGGTAAAATACGATATTATGGTGTAAGTGTTGAAACAGTTGAGGAAGGACTATTATGTCTTAAGTATCCTGGCGTAAGTACCCTGCAGGTTATTTTTAATATATTTAGGCAAAAGCCGTTAGAGCAACTTTTCCCAAAAGCGTATGAACAAGGCGTTGGCATTCTTACGCGCGTGCCGCTGGCCAGTGGTTTATTAACTGGGAAATTCAAGAAAAACGCTTCCTTTGAAGATGACGATCACCGAAACTTTAATCGGAATGGAGAAGCTTTTAATGTAGGCGAAACGTTTGCGGGACTTGAATTTGAAAAAGGTGTAGAGCTAAGCGATGAAATTAGTTGGATTGCTCGCGATCGAGAGAGTATGACGACTGCTGCGCTAAAATGGATTCTTGAACATAAAGAAGTCTCTTGTGTTATCCCTGGTTTTAAAAACATCCAACAAGTAGAACAAAACCTCAAAGCCACAGAGGTCCCTAACTTTTCCAGGGAAGAAATGGAGAAGCTTGCTAGCTTCTATCAACAAGAAGTGCATGAAATGATTCGAGGGGCTTATTAA
- a CDS encoding OsmC family protein: MEARQIPSFPNKLSGQFEGLIEAPEGVLKITKIKCHYKLIIPEGKREAAERALHVFERGCPVAQTLKGCVAFEHDWEIIEE; the protein is encoded by the coding sequence CTGGAGGCGCGCCAAATACCTAGTTTTCCTAACAAACTATCTGGTCAATTCGAAGGATTGATCGAAGCGCCTGAGGGTGTTCTAAAAATCACTAAAATAAAATGTCATTATAAATTAATCATACCAGAAGGGAAAAGAGAAGCTGCAGAAAGAGCACTCCATGTTTTTGAACGTGGTTGTCCTGTTGCACAAACGCTCAAAGGCTGTGTTGCTTTCGAGCATGATTGGGAGATTATAGAAGAATAA
- a CDS encoding LysR family transcriptional regulator: MEIRHLEYFSEVARQLSFTKAATSLHVSQPSISKAIKNMEAELGVPLFYRSKQLELTDAGHAVLINAHHVLSAFRNLTTELTDLTELKKGEIKIGIPPIIGAAFFSKLISQFKAKYPFVEILLTEVGSKSIKQGIEDGSLDIGLICNTPLKNSYLETVQVISDPLMVVVHNEHHLTESTEIDITDLASEPFILFRDDFSLHDRIVEECSKQGFHPNVVCHSSQKDFMIEMVEAKLGLALLPSKIALSIPNDSITSIRLRHSNLRLELGLIWKKNKYLPYAVKEFINLADSFVVK, translated from the coding sequence ATGGAAATCCGTCATTTGGAATATTTTTCTGAAGTCGCTAGACAATTAAGTTTCACAAAAGCTGCTACTAGTCTTCACGTGTCCCAACCTTCTATTAGTAAAGCCATTAAAAATATGGAAGCTGAACTTGGAGTGCCGCTCTTCTATCGATCAAAGCAATTGGAATTAACCGATGCGGGTCACGCTGTCCTTATTAATGCGCATCACGTACTAAGTGCTTTTCGTAATCTAACAACAGAATTAACCGACCTCACAGAGCTTAAAAAGGGTGAAATTAAAATAGGTATTCCTCCTATTATCGGGGCTGCGTTTTTTTCAAAGTTAATTAGTCAGTTTAAGGCGAAATATCCTTTTGTTGAAATTCTATTAACTGAAGTGGGATCAAAATCGATAAAGCAAGGGATTGAGGATGGATCACTCGATATTGGCCTAATTTGCAATACCCCATTAAAAAACAGTTATTTGGAAACGGTTCAAGTTATTTCTGATCCATTGATGGTAGTTGTTCACAATGAACATCATTTAACGGAATCTACTGAAATCGATATAACGGATCTTGCATCAGAGCCATTTATTTTATTTCGTGATGATTTTTCGTTACATGATCGAATTGTAGAAGAATGCTCGAAACAGGGGTTTCATCCGAATGTCGTTTGCCACAGTTCGCAGAAAGATTTTATGATCGAGATGGTAGAAGCAAAGCTTGGCCTTGCCCTTCTACCTAGTAAAATCGCTCTTTCTATTCCAAACGATTCCATTACGTCAATTAGGCTTCGTCACTCAAACCTTCGCCTTGAACTTGGGCTGATTTGGAAAAAGAATAAATACTTGCCTTATGCGGTTAAAGAATTTATTAACCTCGCAGACTCCTTTGTAGTGAAGTGA
- a CDS encoding malate synthase G: protein MENYKSIGTLHVATELYEFINEDVIPGTGTSSKQFWSGLGDMITELSPINKQLLQVREDLQQKINAYHLNNRASDLESYKTFLKDIEYLEEEINDVKISTQSVDEEIAIQAGPQLVVPVNNARYAINAANARWGSLYDALYGTDVISEDNEASKNTEYNPIRGEKVITYAKRFLDSVVPLKERSYSDIKRFTIQQGMLKVHFTDNDESVLMKREQFVGYLGSEENPKVILLKNNQIHLEIQIDRSHPIGKTDEAGIKDVFVESAITTIMDFEDSVAAVDAEDKVLVYRNFLGLMKGDLQTSFSKDSKKIVRSLNPDREYTSPDGKILSLPGRSLMFARNVGHLMTTDAVLDQSGNEVPEGIIDAVITGLIAKHDLNRNGRYQNSSEGSIYIVKPKMHGSKEVAFANELFNRTEDLLELERYTIKIGVMDEERRTTLNLKNCINEVKERVVFINTGFLDRTGDEIHTSMEAGAVIPKGQMKNATWLQSYEKANVAHGLNTGFRGVAQIGKGMWAMPDLMGDMIAQKGTQLQAGASTAWVPSPTAATLHALHYHQTNVRDIQHELEKRTANYLNDLLEIPVNTEKKWSDKEIEKELNNNAQGILGYVVRWIEHGVGCSKVPDIHNIELMEDRATLRISSQHMANWLHHGICSKEQVLETMKRMAKVVDKQNAGDPAYHAMADNFEKSIAFQAACDLVFKGFNQPSGYTEPILHSRRKEAKAKVYSNK, encoded by the coding sequence ATGGAAAATTATAAGTCAATTGGTACTTTGCATGTTGCAACGGAACTCTATGAATTTATTAATGAAGATGTTATTCCTGGAACTGGCACTTCTTCTAAACAGTTTTGGAGTGGCCTTGGTGACATGATCACTGAACTGTCACCTATCAATAAACAGCTTCTACAAGTTCGAGAAGACCTACAACAAAAAATCAATGCTTATCACCTGAACAATCGAGCTAGTGACCTAGAAAGCTATAAAACGTTTCTTAAGGATATCGAATATCTTGAAGAAGAAATAAATGATGTTAAAATTAGCACTCAATCGGTAGATGAGGAAATTGCCATTCAAGCTGGTCCTCAGCTAGTTGTCCCCGTCAATAACGCTCGGTATGCGATTAATGCAGCGAATGCAAGGTGGGGAAGTCTTTATGATGCATTGTATGGAACTGACGTTATTTCAGAAGATAACGAAGCATCAAAGAATACAGAATATAACCCAATCCGTGGTGAAAAAGTGATAACTTATGCAAAGCGTTTCCTAGATTCGGTCGTGCCACTAAAGGAAAGAAGTTACTCAGACATTAAACGATTTACTATACAGCAAGGGATGCTTAAGGTACACTTTACTGACAATGATGAAAGCGTTTTAATGAAAAGAGAGCAATTTGTAGGATATCTAGGTAGTGAAGAAAACCCTAAAGTCATTTTATTGAAAAACAATCAAATCCACCTTGAAATTCAAATTGATCGATCTCATCCAATCGGTAAAACAGATGAAGCAGGAATTAAAGATGTTTTTGTTGAATCTGCTATTACAACGATAATGGACTTTGAAGACTCTGTTGCAGCTGTTGATGCAGAAGACAAAGTCCTCGTCTATCGGAATTTTCTTGGCTTAATGAAAGGTGATTTACAAACATCTTTTTCTAAAGATTCTAAGAAAATTGTTCGATCGTTGAATCCTGATCGCGAGTATACATCACCTGATGGAAAGATACTTTCTCTTCCTGGTCGATCCTTGATGTTTGCTCGAAATGTTGGCCATTTAATGACAACGGATGCGGTTCTTGATCAATCAGGAAATGAGGTACCTGAAGGAATTATCGATGCCGTGATTACTGGATTAATCGCAAAGCATGACCTGAATAGAAATGGTCGATACCAAAACTCTTCCGAAGGGTCCATCTATATTGTAAAGCCTAAAATGCATGGATCAAAGGAAGTTGCATTTGCTAATGAACTATTCAATCGAACAGAAGATTTACTTGAATTAGAGCGTTATACAATCAAAATTGGCGTGATGGATGAAGAACGACGTACTACCCTTAACCTTAAAAACTGTATAAACGAAGTAAAAGAACGCGTCGTATTTATTAACACCGGCTTCCTTGATCGAACGGGTGATGAGATCCATACGTCGATGGAAGCTGGAGCTGTTATACCGAAAGGCCAAATGAAAAACGCGACCTGGCTTCAAAGTTATGAAAAAGCAAATGTGGCTCATGGTTTAAACACAGGTTTTAGAGGAGTCGCACAGATTGGAAAAGGCATGTGGGCTATGCCAGATCTTATGGGTGATATGATTGCACAAAAAGGTACACAGCTTCAAGCTGGTGCGAGTACAGCTTGGGTACCCTCTCCAACAGCTGCAACCCTTCACGCCTTACATTACCATCAAACAAATGTAAGGGATATCCAACATGAACTGGAGAAAAGGACAGCAAATTATTTAAATGATCTTTTAGAAATTCCAGTTAATACAGAGAAGAAGTGGAGCGACAAAGAAATTGAGAAAGAACTCAATAATAATGCTCAAGGTATCCTTGGATACGTTGTTCGATGGATCGAACATGGGGTAGGCTGTTCTAAAGTGCCAGATATCCATAATATTGAACTTATGGAAGACCGAGCAACGCTTCGAATTTCTAGTCAGCATATGGCCAACTGGCTTCATCACGGAATTTGTTCCAAGGAACAGGTTCTAGAAACAATGAAACGAATGGCAAAAGTAGTTGATAAGCAGAACGCAGGTGACCCGGCTTATCATGCAATGGCTGATAACTTTGAAAAGTCGATTGCGTTTCAGGCTGCATGTGACCTTGTCTTTAAAGGCTTTAATCAACCATCTGGTTATACTGAACCAATACTTCATAGTCGACGAAAAGAAGCGAAAGCAAAAGTTTATTCAAATAAGTAA
- a CDS encoding FadR/GntR family transcriptional regulator gives MKLRRISSEELSQKVEKQLLGLLKERKYNKGDKIPSVLELSQFFGVSRPTILAALKTLSGRGVIDLLAEEGAIVTGYTPKRYFQYMPMPQHENLESLFQTLVMLETTLVKLAAVNRTEQDLLTMSHTLELLERSERYRDKSIQDYQFHLAVAKASGNPILLELFQSLSAKISKSMDHFHCLIATDLERIQDTNQQHELIMEMILCEDPSGASEAMMLHLTYARKLMRKGFSIRSEFIETD, from the coding sequence ATGAAACTTAGACGCATTTCTTCAGAAGAATTATCCCAAAAAGTTGAGAAACAACTATTAGGTTTATTGAAAGAAAGGAAATATAATAAAGGAGATAAAATCCCCTCCGTTTTGGAACTCTCGCAGTTTTTTGGTGTTTCACGACCCACTATATTAGCTGCATTAAAAACGCTGAGTGGAAGAGGGGTTATTGATTTATTGGCAGAAGAAGGAGCTATTGTTACAGGCTATACACCGAAACGGTATTTCCAATATATGCCGATGCCTCAACATGAGAATTTGGAATCATTATTCCAAACACTTGTAATGTTAGAAACAACGTTGGTCAAACTGGCAGCGGTTAATCGAACAGAGCAAGACCTCCTAACAATGAGTCATACGCTTGAACTTCTAGAACGAAGTGAGCGTTATAGGGATAAGAGCATTCAGGACTATCAATTTCACTTGGCCGTTGCAAAAGCTTCGGGCAACCCTATTTTACTAGAGTTGTTCCAATCACTGTCTGCAAAGATAAGCAAGTCAATGGATCATTTCCATTGCTTAATCGCAACAGACCTGGAACGCATTCAAGACACAAATCAGCAACATGAGTTAATTATGGAAATGATACTTTGTGAAGATCCAAGTGGGGCTTCAGAAGCAATGATGCTTCATTTAACTTATGCTAGAAAGCTAATGAGAAAAGGTTTCTCGATTCGTTCAGAGTTCATTGAAACTGACTGA